The Primulina tabacum isolate GXHZ01 chromosome 16, ASM2559414v2, whole genome shotgun sequence genome window below encodes:
- the LOC142529693 gene encoding auxin response factor 19-like isoform X1 — translation MKIPCGGFVASSGEGDKKMINSELWHACAGPLVALPPVGSLVVYFPQGHSEQVAASMQKETDGIPSYPNLPSKLICMLHNVTLHADAETDEVYAQMTLQPVNKYDQEALLVSDIGLKHNRQPTEFFCKNLTASDTSTHGGFSVPRRAAEKIFPPLDFSMQPPAQELSARDLHDQIWTFRHIYRGQPKRHLLTTGWSVFVSSKRLIAGDSVLFIRDEKSQLLLGIRRANRQQPALSSSVISSDSIHIGILAAAAHATANNSPFTIFYNPRASPSEFVIPLAKYNKAMYTQVSPGLRFRMMFETEESGLRRYMGTVTGISDLDSVRWKNSQWRNLQVGWDESTAGERPSRVSIWEVEPVVTPFYICPPPFFRPKFPKHPSFPDDDLDMENIFKRGMPWLADDFGVKDESSSIFPGLSLVQWMSMQQNNQLSGNQSGLFPNSSVLQGNLSSDDHTKLLNFQNPSLASHNLPPGKGNLPNLQVDQQQQVQQMLQSPTNTQQPQPRQQLPLQQPQPQLLQQTLQQLQQQQRLPQQPVLLPPVTNGVTLDQTANQNSHQIGVYPQLPQQKISTGNPHLLQNDSLVNRTTFPVTSLTQDLVFLQPVEQQYSVRQQQQQLQLQQPVLQQQKPQMQQFSQQNLSDQQMQLQLLQKLQQQQQQQQSSSPLNPLLEAQCPSKQQLQQNQHAQNLCLPPKVNMSTFPGSSSVQSPKFLTNQFQHKSPLENIRGRVEGDAPSCSTSPSKNKFQASQSNFFNRYQTGPTTLLDNATVHHTTDLVQETITKIDFRIKHEFPNSKPTEQPKYKGTATNRLDAASTATSYCQDTGILQQNFPLNGLETDVQSHIRNSLPFTGNINGLAPDALLSRGYDSGKDIQNLLSNYSGTPRDIDTDLSSGINSQSFGMPNMSFKPGCSNEVAINESTVLNSGLWSNQAPRMRTYAKVQKRGSVGRTVDVTRYKGYDELRNDLARMFGIEGLLEDPQRTEWKLVYVDHENDILLVGDDPWEEFVSCVQSIKILSSSEVQQMSLDGDLGQMPIPNQACSRTDSGNAWRGQYDNNSATSFNR, via the exons ATGAAGATTCCTTGTGGTGGATTTGTGGCAAGTTCTGGAGAAG GGGATAAAAAGATGATCAATTCAGAGTTGTGGCATGCGTGTGCTGGTCCATTGGTTGCTTTGCCTCCTGTTGGAAGCCTCGTGGTGTATTTTCCTCAAGGTCATAGTGAACAA GTGGCAGCATCGATGCAGAAAGAGACAGATGGCATCCCAAGTTATCCTAATCTTCCTTCCAAGTTGATTTGCATGCTCCACAATGTCACCTTACAT GCTGATGCTGAAACTGATGAGGTTTATGCGCAGATGACTCTTCAACCTGTGAATAAG TATGACCAGGAAGCGTTACTCGTATCTGATATCGGGCTTAAGCACAATAGGCAACCTACCGAGTTTTTCTGCAAAAATCTGACAGCAAGTGACACGAGCACTCACGGTGGGTTTTCTGTTCCTCGTCGGGCAGCTGAGAAGATCTTTCCACCTCTT GATTTTTCAATGCAACCTCCTGCACAGGAGCTGTCAGCTAGAGATTTGCACGACCAAATATGGACCTTCAGACATATTTATCGAG GTCAACCGAAAAGACACCTATTGACGACAGGTTGGAGTGTGTTTGTGAGCTCAAAAAGACTTATAGCTGGTGATTCTGTTCTTTTCATAAg GGATGAAAAGTCTCAGCTTCTCCTTGGTATTCGGCGAGCTAATAGGCAGCAGCCAGCACTTTCCTCATCTGTTATATCTAGCGATAGCATACACATTGGTATTCTTGCTGCTGCCGCTCATGCTACTGCGAATAATAGTCCGTTCACTATATTCTATAATCCAAG GGCTAGCCCTTCAGAGTTTGTGATTCCGTTAGCCAAGTACAATAAAGCAATGTACACACAAGTTTCCCCGGGTTTGAGATTTAGGATGATGTTTGAGACTGAGGAGTCAGGACTGCGCCGGTACATGGGTACAGTTACTGGTATAAGCGATTTAGATTCTGTGCGCTGGAAAAATTCGCAGTGGCGTAATCTTCAG GTTGGATGGGATGAATCAACTGCTGGAGAACGCCCTAGTCGAGTCTCTATATGGGAAGTCGAACCTGTTGTTACTCCTTTCTACATTTGCCCGCCTCCTTTTTTCAGACCGAAGTTCCCCAAACATCCAAGTTTTCCAG ATGATGACCTTGATATGGAGAATATTTTCAAGCGAGGCATGCCCTGGCTTGCAGATGATTTTGGCGTAAAAGATGAGTCAAGCTCGATATTTCCCGGTCTTAGTCTTGTCCAATGGATGAGCATGCAACAAAATAATCAATTATCCGGTAATCAGTCGGGCTTATTTCCCAATTCATCTGTTCTACAAGGTAACCTTAGCTCCGATGACCACACAaaacttttgaattttcaaaaccCATCTTTAGCTTCACATAATCTTCCGCCGGGTAAGGGGAATCTTCCGAATCTACAAGTTGACCAGCAGCAACAAGTCCAGCAAATGTTGCAGTCTCCTACAAACACTCAGCAGCCACAACCGAGGCAGCAGCTTCCATTGCAGCAACCTCAACCACAGCTCCTTCAGCAGACACTGCAGCAGTTGCAGCAGCAACAGCGGCTACCACAACAACCTGTGCTGCTGCCTCCTGTAACAAATGGTGTCACTTTGGATCAGACAGCAAACCAAAATTCACATCAAATCGGAGTGTATCCTCAGCTTCCGCAGCAAAAGATATCGACTGGAAATCCGCATTTGCTGCAAAATGATTCGTTGGTTAACAGAACTACATTTCCAGTAACGTCATTGACACAGGACTTGGTTTTCCTCCAACCCGTTGAGCAACAATATAGCGTGAGACAACAACAGCAGCAATTGCAATTGCAACAACCGGTGTTGCAGCAACAAAAGCCACAAATGCAACAGTTTTCTCAACAAAATCTTTCGGATCAGCAGATGCAACTGCAACTTTTACAGAAACTacaacagcagcagcaacagcagcagtCGTCGTCCCCGTTAAATCCCTTGTTGGAAGCTCAATGTCCCTCAAAACAACAATTGCAACAGAACCAGCATGCCCAAAATCTTTGTCTACCTCCAAAAGTAAATATGAGCACCTTTCCAGGATCTTCTTCAGTCCAATCTCCAAAATTTCTGACCAATCAGTTCCAACATAAATCTCCACTTGAAAATATCAGGGGCCGCGTGGAGGGGGATGCTCCATCATGTTCAACATCACCTTCAAAGAATAAATTTCAGGCTTCACAATCAAACTTCTTTAACAGGTATCAAACTGGGCCAACAACTTTGCTAGATAATGCTACAGTTCACCATACCACTGATTTGGTACAAGAGACTATTACCAAGATTGATTTTAGGATTAAACATGAATTCCCCAACTCTAAACCAACGGAACAGCCTAAATACAAGGGTACTGCTACTAATCGTTTGGATGCTGCATCTACTGCAACATCATATTGCCAGGATACAGGTATTCTCCAACAAAATTTTCCATTAAATGGGTTGGAAACTGATGTTCAGTCGCATATACGGAATAGTCTTCCGTTCACGGGTAATATTAATGGATTGGCACCTGATGCCTTGTTGTCAAGGGGTTATGATTCAGGGAAGGATATACAGAACTTACTTTCTAACTACAGTGGCACTCCGAGGGACATTGATACAGATTTGTCATCTGGAATCAATTCTCAGTCGTTTGGGATGCCAAACATGTCTTTCAAACCAGGTTGCTCGAACGAGGTTGCAATTAATGAAAGTACTGTTCTGAATAGTGGGTTGTGGTCTAACCAGGCTCCTCGTATGCGAACTTATGCAAAG GTTCAAAAACGTGGCTCGGTGGGGAGAACAGTGGATGTCACTCGTTACAAGGGGTATGACGAGCTTAGGAATGACCTTGCCCGCATGTTTGGCATCGAAGGTCTACTAGAAGATCCACAGAGAACCGAGTGGAAGCTTGTATATGTTGACCATGAAAATGACATATTACTTGTCGGAGATGATCCGTGGGA
- the LOC142529693 gene encoding auxin response factor 19-like isoform X2, with protein MQPPAQELSARDLHDQIWTFRHIYRGQPKRHLLTTGWSVFVSSKRLIAGDSVLFIRDEKSQLLLGIRRANRQQPALSSSVISSDSIHIGILAAAAHATANNSPFTIFYNPRASPSEFVIPLAKYNKAMYTQVSPGLRFRMMFETEESGLRRYMGTVTGISDLDSVRWKNSQWRNLQVGWDESTAGERPSRVSIWEVEPVVTPFYICPPPFFRPKFPKHPSFPDDDLDMENIFKRGMPWLADDFGVKDESSSIFPGLSLVQWMSMQQNNQLSGNQSGLFPNSSVLQGNLSSDDHTKLLNFQNPSLASHNLPPGKGNLPNLQVDQQQQVQQMLQSPTNTQQPQPRQQLPLQQPQPQLLQQTLQQLQQQQRLPQQPVLLPPVTNGVTLDQTANQNSHQIGVYPQLPQQKISTGNPHLLQNDSLVNRTTFPVTSLTQDLVFLQPVEQQYSVRQQQQQLQLQQPVLQQQKPQMQQFSQQNLSDQQMQLQLLQKLQQQQQQQQSSSPLNPLLEAQCPSKQQLQQNQHAQNLCLPPKVNMSTFPGSSSVQSPKFLTNQFQHKSPLENIRGRVEGDAPSCSTSPSKNKFQASQSNFFNRYQTGPTTLLDNATVHHTTDLVQETITKIDFRIKHEFPNSKPTEQPKYKGTATNRLDAASTATSYCQDTGILQQNFPLNGLETDVQSHIRNSLPFTGNINGLAPDALLSRGYDSGKDIQNLLSNYSGTPRDIDTDLSSGINSQSFGMPNMSFKPGCSNEVAINESTVLNSGLWSNQAPRMRTYAKVQKRGSVGRTVDVTRYKGYDELRNDLARMFGIEGLLEDPQRTEWKLVYVDHENDILLVGDDPWEEFVSCVQSIKILSSSEVQQMSLDGDLGQMPIPNQACSRTDSGNAWRGQYDNNSATSFNR; from the exons ATGCAACCTCCTGCACAGGAGCTGTCAGCTAGAGATTTGCACGACCAAATATGGACCTTCAGACATATTTATCGAG GTCAACCGAAAAGACACCTATTGACGACAGGTTGGAGTGTGTTTGTGAGCTCAAAAAGACTTATAGCTGGTGATTCTGTTCTTTTCATAAg GGATGAAAAGTCTCAGCTTCTCCTTGGTATTCGGCGAGCTAATAGGCAGCAGCCAGCACTTTCCTCATCTGTTATATCTAGCGATAGCATACACATTGGTATTCTTGCTGCTGCCGCTCATGCTACTGCGAATAATAGTCCGTTCACTATATTCTATAATCCAAG GGCTAGCCCTTCAGAGTTTGTGATTCCGTTAGCCAAGTACAATAAAGCAATGTACACACAAGTTTCCCCGGGTTTGAGATTTAGGATGATGTTTGAGACTGAGGAGTCAGGACTGCGCCGGTACATGGGTACAGTTACTGGTATAAGCGATTTAGATTCTGTGCGCTGGAAAAATTCGCAGTGGCGTAATCTTCAG GTTGGATGGGATGAATCAACTGCTGGAGAACGCCCTAGTCGAGTCTCTATATGGGAAGTCGAACCTGTTGTTACTCCTTTCTACATTTGCCCGCCTCCTTTTTTCAGACCGAAGTTCCCCAAACATCCAAGTTTTCCAG ATGATGACCTTGATATGGAGAATATTTTCAAGCGAGGCATGCCCTGGCTTGCAGATGATTTTGGCGTAAAAGATGAGTCAAGCTCGATATTTCCCGGTCTTAGTCTTGTCCAATGGATGAGCATGCAACAAAATAATCAATTATCCGGTAATCAGTCGGGCTTATTTCCCAATTCATCTGTTCTACAAGGTAACCTTAGCTCCGATGACCACACAaaacttttgaattttcaaaaccCATCTTTAGCTTCACATAATCTTCCGCCGGGTAAGGGGAATCTTCCGAATCTACAAGTTGACCAGCAGCAACAAGTCCAGCAAATGTTGCAGTCTCCTACAAACACTCAGCAGCCACAACCGAGGCAGCAGCTTCCATTGCAGCAACCTCAACCACAGCTCCTTCAGCAGACACTGCAGCAGTTGCAGCAGCAACAGCGGCTACCACAACAACCTGTGCTGCTGCCTCCTGTAACAAATGGTGTCACTTTGGATCAGACAGCAAACCAAAATTCACATCAAATCGGAGTGTATCCTCAGCTTCCGCAGCAAAAGATATCGACTGGAAATCCGCATTTGCTGCAAAATGATTCGTTGGTTAACAGAACTACATTTCCAGTAACGTCATTGACACAGGACTTGGTTTTCCTCCAACCCGTTGAGCAACAATATAGCGTGAGACAACAACAGCAGCAATTGCAATTGCAACAACCGGTGTTGCAGCAACAAAAGCCACAAATGCAACAGTTTTCTCAACAAAATCTTTCGGATCAGCAGATGCAACTGCAACTTTTACAGAAACTacaacagcagcagcaacagcagcagtCGTCGTCCCCGTTAAATCCCTTGTTGGAAGCTCAATGTCCCTCAAAACAACAATTGCAACAGAACCAGCATGCCCAAAATCTTTGTCTACCTCCAAAAGTAAATATGAGCACCTTTCCAGGATCTTCTTCAGTCCAATCTCCAAAATTTCTGACCAATCAGTTCCAACATAAATCTCCACTTGAAAATATCAGGGGCCGCGTGGAGGGGGATGCTCCATCATGTTCAACATCACCTTCAAAGAATAAATTTCAGGCTTCACAATCAAACTTCTTTAACAGGTATCAAACTGGGCCAACAACTTTGCTAGATAATGCTACAGTTCACCATACCACTGATTTGGTACAAGAGACTATTACCAAGATTGATTTTAGGATTAAACATGAATTCCCCAACTCTAAACCAACGGAACAGCCTAAATACAAGGGTACTGCTACTAATCGTTTGGATGCTGCATCTACTGCAACATCATATTGCCAGGATACAGGTATTCTCCAACAAAATTTTCCATTAAATGGGTTGGAAACTGATGTTCAGTCGCATATACGGAATAGTCTTCCGTTCACGGGTAATATTAATGGATTGGCACCTGATGCCTTGTTGTCAAGGGGTTATGATTCAGGGAAGGATATACAGAACTTACTTTCTAACTACAGTGGCACTCCGAGGGACATTGATACAGATTTGTCATCTGGAATCAATTCTCAGTCGTTTGGGATGCCAAACATGTCTTTCAAACCAGGTTGCTCGAACGAGGTTGCAATTAATGAAAGTACTGTTCTGAATAGTGGGTTGTGGTCTAACCAGGCTCCTCGTATGCGAACTTATGCAAAG GTTCAAAAACGTGGCTCGGTGGGGAGAACAGTGGATGTCACTCGTTACAAGGGGTATGACGAGCTTAGGAATGACCTTGCCCGCATGTTTGGCATCGAAGGTCTACTAGAAGATCCACAGAGAACCGAGTGGAAGCTTGTATATGTTGACCATGAAAATGACATATTACTTGTCGGAGATGATCCGTGGGA